Proteins encoded by one window of Pseudomonas tructae:
- a CDS encoding ABC transporter permease, translated as MNLARYRFVLIRPLQLLPVLLGISIITFVLVRSIPGDPARVLLGARSTPDAIQKIRAQFGLDEPLWVQYLYFLKNLLNGDLGKSLLYKIDALPLIASRIEPTLMLVLGSVLLALLIAVPLAILAARHKGGWTDNLIRLFTTAGLGLPSFWLGLMLILLFSVHWGLLPVSGYGRTWADKLQHLVLPCLTIALALSAVLVRNLRASLLLEMQADHVTAARARGLGEGALLRRHILPNAMVPTINLLAVNIGWLISGTVVIESLFSLPGIGQLLVRGIFTRDYMVVQGVAMVLACATVAVNFIADVLTTALDPRVKIQ; from the coding sequence ATGAACCTGGCACGCTACCGGTTCGTCCTGATCCGCCCGTTGCAACTGCTGCCGGTGCTGCTGGGTATCAGCATCATCACCTTCGTGCTGGTCCGCTCGATTCCGGGCGATCCGGCGCGGGTGTTGCTGGGTGCGCGCAGCACCCCCGATGCGATCCAGAAGATCCGCGCCCAGTTCGGCCTGGACGAGCCGCTCTGGGTGCAGTACCTGTACTTCCTGAAGAACCTGCTCAACGGCGACCTGGGCAAATCGCTGCTGTACAAGATCGATGCCCTGCCCCTGATCGCCAGCCGCATCGAACCCACCCTGATGCTGGTGCTGGGCAGCGTGCTGCTGGCGCTGCTCATCGCCGTGCCGCTGGCCATCCTCGCCGCCCGCCACAAGGGCGGCTGGACCGACAACCTGATCCGCCTGTTCACCACCGCAGGCCTGGGCCTGCCATCCTTCTGGCTGGGCCTGATGCTGATCCTGCTGTTCAGCGTGCACTGGGGGCTGCTGCCGGTGTCCGGTTATGGCCGGACCTGGGCCGACAAGCTGCAGCACCTGGTGCTGCCCTGCCTGACCATCGCCCTGGCGCTGTCGGCGGTGCTGGTGCGCAACCTGCGCGCCAGCCTCCTGCTGGAGATGCAGGCCGACCACGTCACTGCGGCCCGCGCCCGCGGCCTGGGTGAAGGCGCGTTACTGCGGCGGCACATCTTGCCCAACGCTATGGTGCCGACGATCAACCTGCTGGCGGTCAACATCGGCTGGCTGATCAGCGGCACGGTGGTCATCGAGAGCCTGTTCTCCTTGCCCGGCATCGGCCAGTTGCTGGTGCGCGGCATCTTCACCCGCGATTACATGGTGGTCCAGGGCGTGGCCATGGTGCTGGCCTGTGCCACGGTGGCGGTGAACTTCATCGCCGACGTGCTGACCACCGCCCTTGATCCGCGGGTGAAGATCCAATGA
- a CDS encoding ABC transporter ATP-binding protein, with amino-acid sequence MTTLLQVNDLHVQFSTAGGGLFGLRPRTIKAVNGASLTLAAGQTLGLVGESGCGKSTLARAILHLNPVSAGQVLFDGIDMTQGRKVDIARLRRETAMIFQDPYAALNPRQRVGQILAEVLQVQRKVPAERIPARVAELLELVGLRAELAERKPGSLSGGQCQRVGIARALAIEPRLIVADECVAALDVSIQGQIINLLLTLRERMGLALLFITHDLGVVRRLCDRVAVMYLGQIVEEGPVDEVFDAPHHPYTAALIQSIADIDPARRLPERPLAGEPPSPLQLPSGCAFQPRCLHALPTCSETAPPSHVQGARRHACIHPRPPY; translated from the coding sequence ATGACCACGCTGTTGCAGGTCAATGACCTGCATGTGCAGTTTTCCACCGCCGGCGGCGGCCTGTTCGGCCTGCGCCCGCGCACAATCAAGGCGGTCAACGGCGCCTCGCTGACCCTCGCCGCCGGCCAGACCCTGGGCCTTGTGGGCGAATCGGGCTGCGGCAAAAGCACCCTGGCCCGGGCCATCTTGCACCTGAATCCGGTCAGCGCTGGGCAGGTGCTGTTTGACGGCATCGACATGACCCAGGGCCGCAAGGTCGACATCGCCCGCCTGCGCCGCGAGACGGCGATGATCTTCCAGGACCCGTACGCGGCGCTCAATCCGCGCCAGCGCGTCGGCCAGATCCTCGCCGAAGTCCTCCAGGTGCAGCGCAAGGTGCCTGCCGAACGGATCCCGGCGCGGGTCGCCGAACTGCTCGAGCTGGTCGGCCTGCGCGCCGAGCTGGCCGAACGCAAGCCCGGCTCGCTCAGCGGCGGCCAGTGCCAACGGGTCGGCATTGCCCGGGCCCTGGCCATCGAGCCGCGGCTGATCGTTGCCGATGAATGCGTCGCTGCCCTGGATGTGTCGATCCAGGGGCAGATCATCAACCTGCTGCTGACGCTGCGCGAACGCATGGGCCTGGCGCTGCTGTTCATCACCCACGACCTGGGCGTGGTGCGCCGGCTGTGCGACCGGGTGGCGGTGATGTACCTGGGGCAGATCGTCGAGGAAGGCCCGGTGGATGAGGTATTCGACGCGCCCCATCACCCCTACACCGCCGCGCTGATCCAATCGATCGCCGACATCGACCCGGCCCGCCGCCTGCCAGAACGCCCGCTGGCCGGCGAGCCACCGAGCCCGCTGCAACTGCCGTCGGGTTGCGCCTTCCAGCCACGTTGCCTGCATGCGCTGCCTACCTGCAGCGAAACCGCGCCGCCCAGCCACGTACAGGGTGCCCGGCGCCATGCCTGTATCCATCCGCGGCCGCCGTACTGA
- a CDS encoding ABC transporter permease, with translation MSRSHSPTASIRWRLSWNLGNGRLTLYCGLAIVLGWCLLALCAPWIAPFDPLLQNAELRLAAPSLAHPFGTDNFGRDVLSRVIWGARIDLQMALIGVIFPFLLGTGIGAISGYIGGLLDNACMRLIDIVLAFPFLVLMLAIMAILGPGLGSFYIAMALVGWVSYARLIRSQILVLKHSDFALAARSLGFSHRRTLFGHLLPNALFGSVVFCMSDAVLVLLNGAAVSYLGLGVQPPTPEWGTMVAEGQSFITRAWWICTFPGLAVVTLAMGFSLLADGVAERLGERS, from the coding sequence ATGAGCCGCAGCCACAGCCCCACTGCTTCGATCCGCTGGCGCCTGAGCTGGAACCTGGGCAATGGCCGCCTGACCCTGTATTGCGGCCTGGCCATCGTCCTCGGTTGGTGCCTGCTGGCGCTGTGTGCGCCGTGGATCGCCCCGTTCGACCCGCTGTTGCAGAACGCCGAGCTGCGCCTGGCCGCCCCCAGCCTGGCGCACCCCTTCGGCACCGACAACTTCGGCCGCGACGTGCTGTCACGGGTGATCTGGGGCGCGCGTATCGACTTGCAGATGGCCCTGATCGGGGTGATCTTTCCGTTCCTGCTGGGCACCGGCATCGGCGCCATATCCGGCTACATCGGCGGCTTGCTGGATAACGCCTGCATGCGCCTGATCGACATCGTCCTGGCCTTCCCTTTCCTAGTGCTGATGCTGGCGATCATGGCCATTCTCGGCCCCGGCCTTGGCAGCTTTTACATCGCCATGGCGCTGGTGGGCTGGGTGTCCTATGCACGGCTGATCCGCTCACAGATCCTCGTGCTCAAGCACAGCGACTTCGCCCTGGCCGCCAGGAGCCTGGGTTTTAGCCACCGGCGCACACTGTTCGGCCATCTGTTGCCCAATGCCCTGTTCGGCTCGGTGGTGTTCTGTATGTCGGACGCCGTGCTGGTGCTGCTCAACGGCGCCGCCGTCAGTTACCTGGGCCTTGGCGTGCAGCCACCGACCCCGGAGTGGGGCACGATGGTGGCCGAGGGCCAAAGCTTTATCACCCGTGCCTGGTGGATCTGCACCTTCCCTGGCCTTGCCGTGGTGACCCTGGCCATGGGTTTCAGCCTGCTGGCCGATGGCGTCGCCGAACGCCTTGGAGAGCGCTCATGA
- a CDS encoding ABC transporter ATP-binding protein, translating to MSTPLLQVRELSVIARNDRREVTLVERLSFDLGQGEILGLVGESGSGKTLACRALMRLLPSPDLRIEGKSVHLAGRDLLQLDEAGMRRLRGRELGMIFQNPSSHLDPLMRIGEQIAEGIRLHQGASRREARAEAIEVLRQVGIPDPKLRVDNYPHEFSGGMRQRAMIAVALGCNPKVLIADEPTTALDVTVQAQILRLLLELRDRRGLSMILISHDLGVVAQTCDSIAVMYAGRLCEHGDKHELLAHPRHPYSAGLLACHPAQQPQARLMNSIAGQPPLLDALPPGCRFEPRCAQALPRCREQLPELHESGPGHRLACHTPLLAGGPS from the coding sequence ATGAGCACACCCTTGCTGCAAGTTCGGGAGCTGAGCGTGATCGCCCGCAACGACCGCCGTGAAGTCACCCTGGTCGAGCGCCTGTCGTTCGACCTTGGCCAGGGCGAGATCCTCGGCCTGGTGGGCGAAAGCGGCTCGGGCAAGACCCTGGCCTGCCGTGCCCTGATGCGCCTGCTGCCCTCGCCCGACCTGCGCATCGAGGGTAAGTCTGTGCACCTGGCGGGCCGCGACCTGCTGCAACTGGACGAGGCCGGTATGCGCCGCCTGCGCGGACGCGAGCTGGGCATGATCTTCCAGAACCCCAGCAGCCACCTGGACCCGCTGATGCGCATCGGCGAACAAATCGCCGAGGGCATCCGCCTGCACCAGGGCGCGTCGCGCCGCGAGGCACGGGCCGAGGCCATCGAGGTGCTGCGCCAGGTCGGCATTCCCGATCCGAAGTTGCGGGTCGACAACTACCCCCACGAGTTCTCTGGCGGCATGCGCCAGCGGGCGATGATCGCCGTGGCCCTGGGCTGCAACCCGAAAGTGCTGATCGCCGACGAACCCACCACCGCCCTGGACGTCACCGTGCAGGCGCAGATCCTGCGCCTGCTGCTGGAGCTGCGTGACCGTCGCGGCTTGTCGATGATTCTCATCAGTCACGACCTGGGGGTGGTAGCGCAGACCTGCGACAGCATCGCCGTGATGTACGCCGGACGGCTTTGCGAGCACGGCGACAAGCACGAGCTGCTGGCCCATCCACGCCATCCGTACAGTGCCGGGCTGCTGGCCTGCCACCCTGCGCAGCAACCCCAGGCGCGGCTGATGAATAGCATTGCCGGGCAACCGCCCTTGCTCGATGCCCTGCCCCCGGGCTGTCGCTTCGAGCCGCGTTGCGCCCAGGCGCTGCCGCGGTGCCGCGAGCAGCTACCGGAGCTGCATGAGAGCGGCCCCGGCCACCGCCTGGCCTGCCACACCCCGCTGCTGGCCGGAGGCCCGTCATGA
- a CDS encoding proline iminopeptidase-family hydrolase: protein MWREMQPDQQFNVSVDGHNLVVYSFGEGDEVLLCLNGGPGLPCDYLRDAHAWLKDKGIRVVAFDQLGTGASDRPDDDSLWNITRYVAEVEQVRQALDLGRVHMLGHSWGGWLAIEYAIHHPQSLKSLVLENTVGDIPHLIGELERLRSALGSETVAMMQRFEAMGNLDHPQYQAAVTLLNYRHVCRLDEWPAPVKRSLGDWNMGPYTTMQGPNEFLYIGNLKDWNRLEHMGKFQMPVLITTGQHDELTPACALRMKLALHDQAELHVFANSSHMPFYEEPQAYFPVLLDFLQRNRG, encoded by the coding sequence ATGTGGCGTGAGATGCAACCTGACCAGCAGTTCAACGTATCGGTCGATGGCCACAATCTGGTGGTGTACAGCTTTGGCGAAGGGGATGAGGTGCTGCTGTGCCTCAACGGCGGGCCGGGCCTGCCCTGCGACTACCTGCGCGATGCCCATGCCTGGCTCAAGGACAAGGGCATCCGCGTGGTTGCCTTCGACCAGCTGGGGACCGGCGCCTCCGACCGCCCCGACGACGACAGCCTGTGGAACATCACCCGTTACGTGGCCGAAGTCGAGCAGGTCCGCCAGGCCCTGGACCTGGGGCGTGTGCACATGCTGGGGCATTCCTGGGGCGGCTGGCTGGCGATCGAGTACGCCATCCACCATCCGCAGTCGCTGAAAAGCCTGGTCCTGGAAAACACCGTCGGCGACATCCCGCACCTGATCGGCGAGCTGGAACGCCTGCGCAGCGCCCTGGGCAGCGAAACCGTGGCGATGATGCAGCGCTTCGAGGCCATGGGAAACCTTGACCATCCCCAGTACCAGGCCGCCGTCACCCTGCTCAACTACCGCCATGTGTGCCGCCTCGACGAGTGGCCCGCACCGGTCAAACGCTCGCTGGGCGACTGGAATATGGGCCCCTACACCACCATGCAGGGCCCCAACGAGTTTCTCTACATCGGCAACCTCAAGGACTGGAACCGCCTGGAGCACATGGGCAAGTTCCAGATGCCGGTGCTGATCACCACCGGCCAGCACGACGAACTGACCCCTGCCTGCGCCCTGCGCATGAAACTGGCACTGCATGACCAGGCCGAGCTGCACGTGTTCGCCAACAGCAGCCACATGCCGTTCTACGAAGAGCCGCAAGCCTACTTCCCGGTGTTGCTGGATTTCCTGCAGCGCAACCGGGGCTGA
- a CDS encoding ABC transporter substrate-binding protein: MKPTALKLLTAAVLAASTLAAGMAQAAGVLTIGCREESTTFDPIKSAQNRDSWVFANVYDVLVRVDNSGTRLVPGLAESWKVSDDGLTYTFKIREAKFSDGSPLSASDAAFSLLRIRDNPGSLWADSYKIIDKTEAPDERTLVVTLKNKSVPFLAQLATANVSILSKKAMDAIGEEAYAQEPVTSGAFKVKEWLRGDRVILEKNPHFWEADKVSLDGVEWISIPDDNTRMLKVQAGELDSAIFVPFSRVDALRKDPSLTIHIDPSTREDHLLINHEKGVLAQPAVREAIDLAIDKKALVDTVTFGHGEVAYSYIPKGALYHNANNLQRPFDPAKARELLKKAGVEGLKLNYVVNAGNEADEQIAVLVQKQLADVGITANLQKVDPTQSWQMLVDGDYDLSVMYWTNDVLDPDQKTTFVLGHDTNMNYMTRYHNDKVKELVAAARVEIDPGKRKQIYQELQKLAKQDVHWIDLYYSPYINISRSNIQNFLQNPLGRFTLEETVKLQAGEKTAQN, translated from the coding sequence ATGAAACCCACCGCATTGAAGTTACTCACCGCCGCCGTGCTGGCCGCCAGCACCCTGGCCGCCGGCATGGCCCAGGCAGCCGGCGTGCTGACCATCGGCTGCCGTGAGGAGAGCACCACCTTCGACCCGATCAAGAGCGCGCAGAACCGCGACAGCTGGGTTTTTGCCAACGTCTACGACGTGCTGGTGCGCGTGGACAACAGCGGCACCCGGCTGGTCCCGGGCCTGGCCGAAAGCTGGAAGGTCTCTGACGACGGCCTGACCTATACCTTCAAGATTCGCGAGGCCAAGTTCTCCGATGGCTCGCCGCTGAGCGCCAGCGATGCCGCGTTTTCCCTGCTGCGCATCCGCGACAACCCCGGCTCGCTGTGGGCCGACTCCTATAAGATCATCGACAAGACCGAAGCACCGGACGAGCGCACCCTGGTGGTGACACTGAAGAACAAGTCGGTGCCCTTCCTTGCGCAACTGGCCACCGCCAACGTCTCGATCCTGTCGAAAAAGGCCATGGATGCGATCGGCGAGGAGGCCTACGCCCAGGAACCGGTGACCTCCGGTGCCTTCAAGGTTAAAGAGTGGTTGCGCGGTGATCGGGTGATCCTGGAAAAGAACCCGCACTTCTGGGAGGCCGACAAGGTCAGCCTGGATGGTGTGGAGTGGATCTCCATCCCCGACGACAACACCCGCATGCTCAAGGTCCAGGCCGGCGAGCTGGACTCGGCGATCTTCGTGCCCTTCTCCCGTGTCGATGCCCTGCGCAAGGACCCGAGCCTGACCATTCACATCGACCCTTCGACCCGTGAGGACCACCTGCTCATCAACCACGAGAAAGGGGTGCTGGCACAACCTGCGGTGCGCGAGGCGATTGACCTTGCGATCGACAAGAAAGCGCTGGTGGACACGGTGACCTTTGGCCACGGCGAAGTGGCCTATTCATACATTCCCAAGGGCGCGCTCTATCACAACGCCAACAACCTGCAACGCCCCTTCGACCCGGCCAAGGCCCGCGAGCTGCTGAAGAAGGCTGGCGTCGAGGGGCTCAAACTCAACTACGTGGTCAACGCTGGCAACGAGGCCGACGAGCAGATCGCCGTGCTGGTGCAGAAGCAGTTGGCCGATGTCGGCATCACCGCCAACCTGCAGAAGGTCGATCCGACCCAGAGCTGGCAGATGCTGGTCGATGGCGACTACGACCTGTCGGTGATGTACTGGACCAACGACGTGCTGGACCCGGACCAGAAGACCACCTTCGTGCTCGGTCACGACACCAACATGAACTACATGACCCGCTATCACAACGACAAGGTCAAGGAGCTGGTGGCGGCGGCCCGGGTGGAGATCGACCCGGGCAAACGCAAGCAGATTTATCAGGAGCTGCAGAAGCTGGCCAAACAGGATGTCCACTGGATCGACCTGTACTACAGCCCGTACATCAATATTTCGCGCAGCAATATCCAGAACTTCCTGCAAAACCCGCTGGGGCGCTTCACCCTCGAAGAGACGGTGAAACTGCAAGCCGGTGAAAAGACCGCGCAGAACTGA